In Arthrobacter ramosus, one DNA window encodes the following:
- a CDS encoding glycoside hydrolase family 32 protein — protein sequence MTDLVSSAPALAAAATHPDPAFPRFHPRPAQGWINDPNGISYINGRYHVFFQFNPESARHHRIQWGHVSSPDLVHWDEHPVALRPQDGGPDEFGCWTGVVTDDGGVPTAAYSGVRGDGGHSQVVISRGSADLVSWEQDGHIAASMPDDGLVTAVRDPFIFHFNGKRYAMQGAGLANGHAALLLYTVEDMSDWKYQGIWLTTENPVAATHTPAEIWECPQLVRVPSDGVPADGAPSNSAETWVMMFSLWLSGDDHEHANGVGHLIGSLAEDPSTGLPVFVPRSGGRSDLGRDFYAPQIVQLDSASSFEAGPEPRALLWGWANEGPGRDGRRGRSQDEIDAAGWAGVLTHPRFLSVEDGALVVAPAPEVEAYRGSVLARGASGSVALPPFAEAFVKTGTVGEAGEVRLVLASGAERQVVFAGPLSAGQELRIFVDASLVEVYRTGSVATTLRAYPAAGETWILELPEGAAADVWELKLPE from the coding sequence ATGACGGACCTCGTATCTTCCGCCCCTGCACTTGCGGCGGCTGCCACCCACCCGGACCCGGCATTCCCGCGCTTCCACCCCCGCCCGGCGCAAGGCTGGATCAACGACCCCAACGGCATCAGCTACATCAACGGCCGATACCACGTGTTCTTCCAGTTCAACCCGGAATCGGCACGGCACCACAGGATCCAATGGGGGCACGTCAGCTCCCCGGACCTGGTCCACTGGGATGAGCACCCGGTCGCGCTGCGCCCCCAGGACGGCGGGCCGGACGAGTTCGGCTGCTGGACCGGCGTGGTGACCGACGACGGCGGTGTCCCCACCGCTGCGTACTCGGGCGTGCGGGGCGATGGCGGGCATTCGCAAGTGGTGATTTCCCGAGGCTCCGCGGACCTGGTGAGCTGGGAACAGGACGGCCACATTGCCGCTTCCATGCCGGACGATGGCCTGGTCACGGCCGTGCGCGACCCCTTCATCTTCCACTTCAACGGCAAGCGCTACGCCATGCAGGGCGCCGGGCTGGCCAATGGACATGCTGCTTTGCTGCTGTACACGGTGGAGGACATGTCCGACTGGAAGTACCAAGGCATTTGGCTGACCACCGAAAACCCCGTAGCGGCCACGCATACCCCGGCCGAGATCTGGGAGTGCCCGCAACTGGTTCGGGTGCCTTCCGATGGGGTGCCTGCGGATGGTGCGCCCTCCAACAGTGCCGAAACCTGGGTCATGATGTTCTCCCTGTGGCTCTCCGGCGATGACCACGAGCACGCCAACGGGGTGGGCCACCTCATCGGCTCGCTGGCCGAGGACCCGTCAACTGGGCTGCCCGTGTTCGTCCCGCGTTCCGGCGGCAGGTCCGACCTTGGCCGGGATTTCTACGCCCCCCAGATTGTTCAGCTGGATTCTGCGTCCTCGTTTGAGGCGGGGCCTGAGCCGCGCGCCCTGCTGTGGGGATGGGCCAACGAAGGCCCGGGCCGTGACGGCCGGCGTGGCCGTTCGCAAGACGAGATCGACGCCGCAGGCTGGGCGGGCGTGTTAACACACCCGCGCTTCCTCTCGGTTGAGGACGGTGCATTGGTGGTTGCTCCTGCGCCGGAGGTTGAGGCGTACCGGGGTTCCGTGCTCGCGCGCGGGGCGTCCGGGTCCGTTGCCTTGCCGCCGTTTGCCGAGGCTTTTGTGAAGACTGGGACTGTTGGTGAAGCCGGTGAGGTTCGGCTGGTCCTGGCCTCCGGCGCTGAACGGCAAGTGGTTTTTGCGGGGCCGCTGTCCGCCGGCCAGGAACTCCGCATCTTCGTGGATGCTTCCCTGGTGGAGGTGTATCGGACAGGTTCCGTCGCCACGACACTCCGTGCCTATCCTGCGGCTGGGGAAACGTGGATCCTTGAGCTTCCCGAAGGTGCGGCGGCGGACGTCTGGGAACTGAAGCTGCCGGAATAG
- a CDS encoding LacI family DNA-binding transcriptional regulator, translated as MQRKATALDVAKRAGVSRSAVSLVLNGRGDGNVAKESQDRIRQAAADLKYSPNAIALSLRNQRTRVIGIVSDEVVVSPFDGNIIGGADDVARAHGFVTVVMDTERDASRDESAVETLLDRQVDGLMYVTVGLKPLDVPQGMLRVPSVLANCFDNSPTPQLRHVIPDEVSGGREATEHLLQLGHRDIAFLAGAATSPAVPLRIAGHREAMAKAAIPVREDRVFMAGWDINDGFHGAMGLLSATERPTAIVCANDRLAVGVALAAARLGLAVPRDLSIIGYDDEFRIAATMVPALTTMALPLREMGAAAMNMLLEQIEDRAQRPAAGRIGHLETMVPCRLVVRESTGPVPAL; from the coding sequence ATGCAGCGCAAGGCCACAGCACTCGACGTCGCCAAACGGGCGGGCGTCTCGCGGAGTGCGGTGTCGCTGGTGCTCAACGGTCGGGGAGACGGCAACGTGGCCAAGGAAAGCCAGGACCGTATCCGGCAGGCCGCTGCGGACCTCAAATACTCCCCCAACGCCATCGCGCTGAGCCTGCGGAACCAACGCACACGCGTGATCGGCATCGTGTCGGACGAGGTGGTCGTGAGCCCGTTCGACGGCAACATCATCGGTGGCGCCGACGACGTCGCCCGGGCACACGGCTTTGTCACCGTCGTGATGGACACCGAGCGCGACGCCTCCCGTGACGAGAGCGCCGTCGAGACCCTTTTGGATCGGCAAGTGGACGGGCTGATGTATGTCACGGTCGGTTTGAAGCCGCTTGACGTGCCCCAGGGCATGCTGCGCGTCCCCTCGGTGCTCGCTAACTGCTTCGACAACAGCCCTACCCCGCAGCTGCGCCACGTGATCCCGGACGAAGTTTCCGGCGGCCGGGAAGCCACCGAGCACCTCCTCCAGCTGGGCCATCGCGATATCGCGTTCCTCGCCGGCGCCGCAACCTCCCCGGCTGTGCCCCTGCGCATCGCGGGGCATCGCGAAGCAATGGCCAAAGCCGCCATCCCCGTTCGCGAAGACCGCGTGTTCATGGCCGGTTGGGACATCAACGACGGTTTCCATGGCGCGATGGGACTGCTCTCCGCCACCGAACGGCCGACGGCGATTGTGTGCGCCAACGATCGCCTCGCCGTCGGCGTCGCGCTGGCTGCGGCGCGGCTGGGCCTGGCCGTACCGCGCGACCTCTCGATCATTGGCTACGACGACGAATTCCGCATCGCGGCCACCATGGTCCCCGCGCTGACCACCATGGCACTTCCGTTGCGGGAAATGGGGGCGGCCGCGATGAACATGTTGCTGGAACAGATTGAGGACCGGGCCCAGCGTCCCGCTGCGGGACGCATCGGCCATCTGGAAACCATGGTTCCCTGCCGTTTGGTGGTCCGTGAGTCCACAGGCCCCGTTCCCGCCCTCTAG
- a CDS encoding PhoX family protein, whose amino-acid sequence MSESTARKFGLLPMLGHTKGKRSPVTCALKCDNACSGEACNTSSNAYFRDIASAAVSRRAALGFGAVGALAVVLGGPGSAEKAVAGGGAGLSEAAKTGFDKAKLKFAPIKPVDYTVDAFTVPEGFAWQPIIRWGDPLFADSPVFELNGQTAAAQARQFGYNNDYTDILPIPDSKDRRAVLFTNHEYTNENIMFPATLVAAEARAIGRAAHGLTVVELERKNKNKPWNYVKGAPLNRRFLTDTTYELTGPAAGTDLVKTIDDPSGRAIKGTLGNCSGGTTPWGTILSGEENFNGYFVAPGTSAGDKRYGLTNKPTARQWELDEPRFNTNNAGYANETNRFGWIVEVDPFDPSSTPKKHSAMGRFKHEGANVILAASGRVVAYMGDDERFDYLYKFVSKGKYMAGDSAAARRNNMNLLSEGDLYVAKFSGDSPAAEIDGTGKLPSDGAFDGSGEWLPLVVDGVSAVPGMSVPEVLVYTRLAADKVGPTKMDRCEDVEPNLATGKVYVVCTNNSDRGKPGKEGATEVNPRTLNRDGHIVEITETGDQTSTRFNWTLLMVCGDPAKNSSTYFSGFPADKVSPISCPDNVAFDSAGNMWIATDGAPSSIGYADGLFKVTLDGSERGKVEQFLAVPRDAETCGPIVHDDERTVFVAVQHPGEEGSFDAPHSYFPDYVGAGAAPAAGQVRAPRPSIVQVFRKDG is encoded by the coding sequence ATGTCTGAATCAACCGCGCGCAAGTTCGGCTTGCTCCCCATGCTCGGCCATACGAAGGGCAAGCGCAGCCCCGTGACGTGCGCCCTGAAGTGCGACAACGCTTGCTCGGGCGAGGCTTGCAACACGAGCTCCAACGCCTACTTCCGCGATATCGCTTCGGCAGCTGTGTCCCGCCGCGCCGCACTGGGCTTTGGCGCCGTCGGTGCGCTCGCCGTCGTGCTGGGCGGGCCTGGCTCCGCGGAAAAGGCCGTTGCCGGCGGCGGCGCTGGCCTGTCCGAGGCGGCAAAGACGGGCTTCGACAAGGCCAAGCTCAAGTTCGCGCCGATCAAGCCTGTCGACTACACCGTTGACGCGTTCACCGTGCCGGAGGGTTTCGCGTGGCAGCCGATCATCCGTTGGGGCGATCCGCTCTTTGCCGACTCGCCGGTCTTCGAGCTGAACGGCCAGACCGCAGCGGCGCAGGCCCGCCAGTTCGGCTACAACAACGACTACACGGACATCCTGCCCATCCCGGATTCCAAGGACCGCCGTGCCGTACTCTTCACCAACCACGAGTACACCAACGAGAACATCATGTTCCCGGCCACTTTGGTGGCTGCGGAGGCGCGCGCGATCGGGCGTGCCGCACATGGACTCACGGTTGTTGAGCTCGAGCGCAAGAACAAGAACAAGCCGTGGAACTACGTCAAGGGTGCGCCGCTCAATCGTCGGTTCCTGACCGACACCACCTATGAGCTCACCGGCCCCGCCGCGGGCACGGACCTCGTCAAAACCATCGACGACCCCTCCGGCCGTGCCATCAAGGGCACCTTGGGCAACTGCTCCGGAGGCACGACTCCCTGGGGCACCATCCTCTCCGGCGAGGAGAACTTCAACGGCTACTTCGTGGCTCCCGGCACCTCTGCGGGCGACAAGCGCTACGGCCTCACCAACAAGCCAACGGCCCGTCAGTGGGAACTGGATGAGCCGCGTTTCAACACCAACAACGCCGGATACGCCAACGAGACCAACCGCTTTGGCTGGATCGTGGAAGTCGACCCGTTCGACCCCTCGTCCACACCCAAAAAGCACTCCGCCATGGGCCGTTTCAAGCACGAAGGCGCCAACGTGATTCTTGCCGCCTCCGGCCGTGTAGTCGCCTACATGGGCGACGACGAGCGCTTCGACTACCTCTACAAGTTCGTCTCCAAGGGCAAGTACATGGCCGGAGACTCGGCCGCGGCCCGCCGGAACAACATGAACCTTCTCTCCGAGGGCGACCTCTACGTTGCCAAGTTCTCCGGAGACTCTCCCGCGGCCGAAATCGACGGCACCGGAAAACTCCCGTCCGACGGCGCGTTCGACGGTTCCGGCGAGTGGCTTCCCTTGGTAGTCGACGGCGTCTCCGCAGTTCCGGGCATGTCCGTCCCCGAAGTCCTGGTCTACACCCGCCTCGCCGCGGACAAGGTTGGCCCCACGAAGATGGACCGCTGCGAAGACGTCGAGCCGAACCTGGCGACCGGCAAGGTCTACGTCGTCTGTACCAACAACTCGGACCGTGGCAAGCCCGGCAAGGAAGGCGCCACCGAGGTCAACCCGCGCACGCTCAACCGGGACGGCCACATCGTCGAAATCACCGAAACCGGCGACCAGACCTCGACGCGCTTCAACTGGACCCTCCTGATGGTTTGTGGAGATCCGGCCAAGAACTCCTCCACCTACTTCTCCGGCTTCCCGGCCGACAAGGTCTCGCCCATCTCCTGCCCGGACAATGTGGCCTTCGACTCGGCAGGCAACATGTGGATCGCAACTGACGGCGCGCCGTCGTCCATCGGGTATGCGGACGGCCTCTTCAAGGTCACCCTGGATGGCAGCGAACGCGGCAAGGTGGAGCAGTTCCTCGCCGTACCGCGCGACGCCGAGACGTGTGGACCGATCGTGCACGACGACGAGCGGACAGTTTTCGTCGCCGTGCAGCACCCGGGCGAGGAAGGTTCCTTCGACGCTCCGCACTCGTACTTCCCGGACTACGTGGGCGCCGGAGCCGCCCCGGCCGCCGGCCAGGTCCGCGCCCCGCGCCCGTCGATCGTGCAGGTGTTCCGCAAGGACGGCTAA
- a CDS encoding carbohydrate ABC transporter permease: MTTTSTQRAAVDRLAPQRPAARKKRNWSMAGRIVLLLIASVLILGPVLWTLSTSLRPPAESFQLPPSFLPLNPDFSSYDQVFKQLNIMLLVLNSALVTGLIAVGQMFTAALAGYAFANLKFRGRGALFSIVLATMMVPAQVTIVPVFMLIRGIGLSDTLLALILPAIPTAFGTFLMRQYFLGLPSDLGEAAAIDGASPWRTFRSVYAPLAMPGMAIVGILAFNYHWNEFFRPLILTISEQNFTLPLGLVSLQGNLGTGSISVVLAGVILSMIPALVVFMFGQRALRDGLTAGTGK, translated from the coding sequence ATGACTACAACCTCAACCCAGCGCGCCGCCGTCGATCGCTTGGCTCCCCAACGGCCCGCGGCCCGCAAGAAGCGGAACTGGAGCATGGCGGGACGAATCGTGCTGCTCCTGATCGCGTCCGTCCTCATCCTCGGTCCGGTGCTGTGGACCCTGTCCACTTCGCTGCGGCCACCGGCGGAATCGTTCCAGCTGCCGCCGTCGTTCCTTCCGCTCAACCCCGATTTCTCGTCCTACGACCAGGTCTTCAAGCAGCTCAACATCATGCTGCTGGTCCTCAACAGCGCCCTCGTGACGGGACTGATCGCCGTCGGGCAGATGTTCACGGCGGCGCTCGCCGGCTACGCCTTCGCGAACCTCAAGTTCCGCGGCCGCGGGGCGCTATTCTCGATTGTGCTGGCCACCATGATGGTCCCGGCGCAGGTGACGATCGTTCCGGTCTTCATGCTGATCCGCGGCATCGGTCTGTCCGATACTCTCCTCGCACTGATCCTTCCAGCGATCCCGACGGCGTTCGGCACCTTCCTGATGCGCCAGTACTTCCTGGGGCTGCCAAGTGATTTGGGCGAGGCCGCTGCGATCGACGGCGCCTCGCCGTGGCGCACGTTCCGTTCCGTGTACGCGCCGCTGGCGATGCCGGGCATGGCGATCGTAGGCATCCTGGCCTTCAACTACCACTGGAACGAGTTCTTCCGCCCGCTCATCCTGACCATCTCCGAGCAGAACTTCACGCTCCCGCTGGGCTTGGTGTCGCTGCAGGGCAACCTCGGCACCGGCAGCATCTCCGTGGTGCTGGCCGGCGTCATTCTCTCCATGATTCCCGCCCTGGTGGTGTTCATGTTCGGCCAGCGCGCGTTGCGTGACGGACTCACCGCCGGTACCGGCAAATAG
- the menD gene encoding 2-succinyl-5-enolpyruvyl-6-hydroxy-3-cyclohexene-1-carboxylic-acid synthase has product MTSQGSLSSLAAARIAVKALLDGGVRHVVVSPGSRSAPMAYALAEAEAAGNVRLLVRIDERSAGFTALGLALSTGAPAAVLTTSGTAVGNLLPAVMEANHAAVPLVVLSADRPAELHGTGANQTTIQLDLFGEHVRFAVDIAAGSNPQRAVETAIYAATGALEDTPPGPVQLNLAFREPLVPEPGEALPATKGHGVFHYDSGPQPLSMPLAPAELTERRTVVLAGHDAGPVAEAFARAHGLPLLAEPSSNARFGPNAVGPYRLMLDNFGPGAALPIERVVVFGRPTLSRPVAALLARNDLPAAMYEPVPVAWYEHGRRSEERFDSLAELAGFAGRGSDEWLDAWLLAGAAAQHALDGVLEAEHAANGPAVGAIVWKHARGQLVLGSSNGIRDVDLAGQPSPEPLATVFANRGLAGIDGTISTATGIALGAGRETTLLLGDVTFLHDAGGLFLGAGEPAPDLRIVVLNDAGGGIFGLLEHGKVEDDGGYGTAVERLFGTPHSVDISALAAAYGVGHTSVRTTAELATALAAPLKGRSIVEVRTDRSDLRPLHARIKAAVAAAVSQVLLGA; this is encoded by the coding sequence GTGACTTCGCAAGGCTCCCTGAGCTCCCTCGCCGCTGCCCGGATCGCCGTTAAGGCGTTGCTCGACGGCGGTGTGCGGCACGTGGTGGTCTCTCCCGGTTCGCGCTCGGCACCCATGGCGTACGCGCTGGCCGAGGCCGAAGCGGCCGGGAACGTCAGGCTCCTGGTCAGGATCGACGAACGCTCGGCCGGTTTCACGGCCCTGGGCTTGGCCCTGTCGACAGGCGCTCCGGCGGCCGTCCTGACCACCTCGGGCACCGCCGTCGGGAATCTCTTGCCCGCGGTCATGGAGGCCAACCACGCCGCCGTGCCCCTCGTGGTCCTTTCGGCCGATCGCCCCGCCGAGCTGCACGGTACCGGCGCCAACCAAACCACCATTCAACTGGACCTCTTCGGCGAACACGTTCGCTTCGCCGTCGACATCGCCGCGGGCAGCAACCCGCAGAGGGCCGTCGAGACTGCCATCTACGCGGCAACCGGCGCCCTCGAAGACACGCCTCCCGGGCCGGTGCAGCTCAATCTGGCGTTCCGCGAGCCGCTGGTTCCGGAACCGGGCGAGGCGCTGCCCGCCACTAAGGGCCACGGAGTTTTCCACTACGACTCCGGCCCGCAGCCGCTGAGCATGCCCCTCGCTCCGGCCGAACTAACGGAACGTCGGACGGTGGTTTTGGCAGGGCACGACGCCGGTCCGGTCGCCGAAGCTTTCGCGCGCGCCCACGGCCTTCCCCTGCTGGCCGAGCCCTCGTCCAACGCGCGCTTCGGTCCCAACGCGGTGGGGCCGTATCGCCTCATGCTGGACAACTTCGGGCCCGGGGCTGCGCTGCCGATCGAGAGGGTGGTGGTCTTCGGACGGCCGACTCTTTCCAGGCCCGTCGCCGCCCTGCTGGCCCGCAACGACCTCCCCGCCGCCATGTACGAGCCCGTTCCGGTGGCCTGGTACGAACACGGCCGGCGCAGCGAGGAACGCTTCGATTCCTTGGCTGAGTTGGCTGGGTTCGCCGGCCGGGGCTCGGATGAGTGGCTCGACGCCTGGCTTTTGGCCGGCGCCGCCGCCCAACACGCGCTCGACGGCGTCCTCGAGGCAGAACATGCAGCCAACGGACCCGCCGTGGGAGCCATCGTCTGGAAGCACGCGCGCGGGCAGTTGGTCCTGGGCTCTTCCAATGGCATCCGCGACGTCGACCTCGCCGGACAGCCCAGCCCCGAACCGTTGGCCACAGTTTTCGCGAACCGCGGCCTCGCTGGCATTGACGGCACCATCTCCACGGCCACGGGAATCGCCCTCGGCGCGGGCCGCGAAACCACCCTCCTCCTGGGCGACGTCACCTTCCTGCACGACGCCGGAGGCCTGTTCCTTGGAGCTGGCGAACCAGCACCGGACCTGCGCATCGTGGTCCTCAACGACGCCGGCGGGGGCATTTTCGGCCTCCTCGAGCACGGCAAGGTGGAGGACGACGGCGGCTACGGCACCGCCGTCGAACGCCTCTTCGGCACCCCGCACAGTGTGGACATTTCGGCGCTGGCCGCGGCATACGGCGTCGGGCACACGTCGGTGCGTACGACGGCGGAGCTCGCCACGGCGCTTGCCGCGCCTTTGAAGGGCCGCAGCATCGTGGAAGTACGCACGGACCGCTCCGACCTGCGTCCCTTGCACGCACGCATCAAGGCCGCAGTAGCCGCGGCAGTGTCCCAGGTGCTGCTCGGGGCGTAG
- a CDS encoding o-succinylbenzoate synthase, whose translation MPPFPTLDELLATAKVVSLPMRVKFRGITERETLVFRGPAGWGEFCPFPEYGDAEASRWLTAAVEAAWQGFPPQLRDTIPVNATVPAVPAARVPEVLERFGRVDAVKVKVAERGQELADDVARVTAVRDALPDAAIRVDANAGWDVPQAVEALGRLSAVGLEYAEQPVPHIEGLAEVRRRLAQQGTPVLIAADESVRKEDDPLKVARAGAADLIVVKVAPLGGVRRALDIVAQAGLPAVVSSALDTSVGIRAGLALAAALPELPFACGLGTVRLFASDITRDPLVPDDGAIRVREAVADEGLLERYAASAERRDWWLDRLRRVHALLNA comes from the coding sequence ATGCCTCCATTCCCCACCCTCGACGAGCTCCTTGCCACCGCCAAAGTGGTCAGCCTGCCGATGCGGGTCAAGTTCCGGGGCATCACCGAGCGCGAGACCCTCGTGTTCCGAGGCCCGGCCGGGTGGGGCGAGTTTTGTCCGTTCCCCGAGTACGGCGACGCCGAGGCTTCCCGCTGGCTCACCGCCGCCGTCGAAGCCGCTTGGCAGGGTTTTCCGCCCCAGCTGAGGGATACCATTCCCGTCAACGCGACCGTCCCCGCCGTGCCTGCCGCCCGGGTGCCCGAGGTCCTGGAGCGCTTCGGCCGGGTGGACGCCGTCAAGGTCAAGGTTGCCGAGCGGGGGCAGGAACTGGCCGACGACGTCGCGCGCGTCACCGCAGTCCGGGACGCCCTGCCGGACGCCGCGATCCGTGTGGACGCCAACGCAGGCTGGGACGTGCCGCAGGCGGTTGAGGCACTCGGGCGACTGTCCGCCGTCGGGCTCGAATACGCCGAGCAGCCAGTGCCGCACATCGAGGGCCTCGCAGAAGTCCGACGACGGCTCGCGCAGCAGGGCACGCCCGTGCTCATCGCCGCCGACGAATCCGTGCGCAAGGAAGACGATCCCCTCAAGGTGGCGCGCGCGGGCGCGGCTGACCTGATCGTGGTCAAGGTTGCGCCGCTCGGGGGAGTGCGGCGCGCGCTGGACATTGTGGCGCAAGCCGGGCTTCCCGCCGTCGTAAGCTCGGCGCTGGACACCTCGGTGGGGATCCGCGCGGGTCTCGCGCTCGCCGCCGCGCTGCCGGAACTGCCGTTCGCGTGCGGGCTGGGGACCGTGCGGCTGTTCGCCTCGGACATTACGCGGGATCCGTTAGTGCCCGACGACGGCGCCATCCGCGTCCGCGAAGCCGTCGCCGACGAGGGGCTGCTGGAGCGGTATGCGGCTTCCGCTGAACGTCGCGACTGGTGGTTGGACCGGCTTCGCCGCGTGCACGCACTCCTGAATGCATAG
- a CDS encoding amino acid ABC transporter ATP-binding protein, translated as MTITTQKPLVRIEGLHKYFGPHHVLRGIDLTVNQGEVSVVIGPSGSGKSTMLRCVNLLETISAGRISVGDQLIGYREVNGRLHDLKVKEIAAQRREIGMVFQRFNLFPHKTALYNVMEAPVQVKGKNKGVAKKAALELLDRVGLADRANHYPAQLSGGQQQRVAIARALAMEPELMLFDEPTSALDPELVGDVLNVMKDLAKSGMTMIVVTHEIGFAREVGDRLTFMDGGVVVESGDPREIIANPQHARTKEFLSRVL; from the coding sequence ATGACGATCACCACCCAGAAACCGCTGGTGCGGATCGAAGGCCTCCATAAGTACTTCGGGCCCCATCACGTGCTCCGCGGCATCGACCTGACGGTCAACCAGGGCGAGGTGTCCGTTGTCATCGGCCCGTCCGGTTCGGGCAAGTCCACGATGCTCCGCTGCGTGAACCTGCTGGAAACCATCAGCGCCGGCCGCATTTCCGTCGGTGACCAGCTGATCGGCTACCGCGAAGTCAACGGCCGCCTCCACGATCTGAAGGTCAAGGAAATCGCCGCTCAACGCCGGGAAATCGGCATGGTCTTCCAGCGCTTCAACCTGTTCCCGCACAAGACGGCCCTGTACAACGTCATGGAAGCGCCCGTTCAGGTCAAAGGCAAGAACAAGGGCGTCGCCAAGAAGGCCGCCCTCGAATTGTTGGATCGTGTAGGCCTGGCCGACCGAGCCAACCACTACCCGGCTCAGCTTTCCGGCGGCCAGCAGCAACGTGTCGCGATCGCCCGGGCCCTGGCCATGGAACCGGAGCTGATGCTCTTCGACGAGCCGACGTCCGCCCTTGACCCGGAGCTCGTGGGCGATGTGCTCAACGTGATGAAGGACCTGGCCAAGTCCGGCATGACCATGATCGTGGTGACCCACGAGATCGGCTTTGCCCGCGAAGTCGGCGACCGCCTGACCTTCATGGACGGAGGTGTGGTGGTGGAATCCGGTGACCCCCGCGAAATCATCGCCAACCCCCAGCACGCCCGCACGAAGGAATTCCTCAGCCGCGTGCTCTAG
- a CDS encoding carbohydrate ABC transporter permease: MSTATTGMSTKRRNGAAAKIETTRKQRQRWLPWAFLAPTILGMGLFTLVPIVASLVLAFFRWDIISAPSFVGFDNFAEVVQDPTVRVSFLNTIMFVVVAVALQLGLALALAIMVQEKLPAWLRVFFRSAFFFPLILSAASVSIFMRYLFNEQFGVVNWLLSFVGIPAVPWLTTPAGSAAVVILVYVWQNFGFSFLLFIGGLASIPTETYEAASIDGATGWRKHLHVTLPLLSPTTLVASVMAIINALQVFDQPYVLTRGGPGDSTRTAVMVIFESAFQRLEFGQASAIGVILTLIIMAITAAQFRLSKRFVFYQ; this comes from the coding sequence ATGAGCACGGCAACAACGGGCATGTCCACCAAACGCCGAAACGGCGCCGCAGCGAAGATCGAGACAACCAGGAAACAGCGTCAGCGCTGGCTGCCCTGGGCGTTCCTGGCACCCACCATCCTGGGCATGGGGCTGTTCACGCTCGTGCCGATCGTCGCTTCACTGGTCCTCGCGTTCTTCCGCTGGGACATCATTTCTGCGCCAAGCTTCGTCGGGTTCGACAACTTCGCCGAAGTGGTCCAGGACCCGACGGTCCGGGTGTCGTTCCTGAACACGATCATGTTCGTGGTGGTCGCCGTGGCGTTGCAGCTCGGCCTCGCCTTGGCGCTGGCGATCATGGTGCAGGAGAAGCTTCCGGCCTGGCTTCGCGTCTTCTTCCGCAGCGCCTTCTTCTTCCCGCTGATCCTGTCCGCGGCGTCAGTGTCCATCTTCATGCGCTACCTGTTCAACGAACAATTCGGCGTGGTCAACTGGCTCTTGTCCTTCGTCGGCATCCCCGCCGTCCCGTGGCTGACGACGCCGGCCGGTTCTGCCGCCGTCGTCATCCTCGTGTACGTGTGGCAGAACTTCGGGTTCTCGTTCCTGCTGTTCATTGGCGGGCTGGCGTCCATCCCCACCGAAACGTATGAGGCCGCGTCGATCGACGGTGCCACGGGCTGGCGCAAACACCTCCACGTGACGCTGCCGCTCCTGAGTCCGACCACCCTGGTGGCGTCGGTCATGGCGATCATCAACGCCCTGCAGGTGTTCGACCAGCCCTACGTCCTCACCCGCGGCGGCCCCGGCGACTCCACGCGCACCGCGGTGATGGTGATCTTCGAGTCCGCGTTCCAGCGCCTCGAATTCGGCCAGGCCTCGGCGATCGGCGTCATCCTCACGCTGATCATCATGGCCATCACAGCCGCCCAGTTCCGGCTCAGCAAACGATTCGTCTTCTACCAGTAA